In a single window of the BD1-7 clade bacterium genome:
- the sspH2 gene encoding E3 ubiquitin-protein ligase SspH2 yields MPKVTQAWLERFILVKNSIYLDARLIDSVSISGSATDVYNNTLQGITMFKRIQSLLCTVLLLTAGNSYAAIQDPAIQALLSKLLPFPNGPRVIECDRYWIRCNDDDQVISVLHSIDSVDDLNADLSILQKLESYWAILDPSIAALPASLVNVDTLVDLRINTHQTVQLPNGFNADQLTHLDYVCEEETTSGCDLPTSLKSGTSLQEIRLTNSHWLGNAQWPNALELFVHQSGSVTVNLDVLSVPKLQNFTLTTDEQIVLDTQSDKTLLELRTLSLSASSVSISADLGLPQLQNLTVRASDFSGLPDTFSHYLNLEAFELNSLDDDKDLERQLKYQYVYTVAKLKKLDLSDHRPDLTEFPPEVLQMTSLEHLDISKNRIVELPDSINQLKKLKTLNLSNNRLIRLPAVFDLPALEELAVGRNYNVDSPDTLPLPPGLSNSVNLHTLNLTTSKRIQPPVDLAQLTSLKNLYISGTRIGSWLSDIPSLNNLERLTLSYISALDQLPTNLGDLQNLKRLDISDNSLASLPESIIELAGLEYLNASRNDISVLPSLIGDASSLRVINLYDNALTELPDSIGNLSEVTALILSNNKLSVVPDSVVNLVKLRTLHLDRNAITRIPDSMAGLTELEELKLRQNRLTRFPRALAELSQVKLLDLSHNMISEIPADIVFADGWEAIKLSWNNLTEIPTNIVAIPSLKTLILSSNAFSGALPVALFESFQDRHLWMDLSANRYVGELPDYQQIAEPLLAVSLSHNALWSSDGDVRAKYFGADDQLFPPRGVNVATAADGTHTISWGLPLLDGNMGMHHQYTAVQQLRGGLIPYSPARFYSNNYIVRIERQVNGQPDVETIALTGATSIFGIPNFTSNYTLEDYDRTVVNYQYSGXLANARVSVSSYMEGVEVVDGSIVSNYSRHQNTQRLESEPAYAGETQPFETNLDDLQPDFQDEFKEIAKSGGLPYFWMFGLIVLAAFRRYQLRSLKR; encoded by the coding sequence ATGCCCAAAGTGACGCAAGCTTGGCTTGAGCGATTCATCTTAGTAAAAAATTCGATTTATCTTGATGCGAGATTGATTGATAGTGTTAGTATTTCTGGCTCTGCTACCGACGTTTATAACAATACACTTCAGGGAATCACTATGTTTAAAAGGATTCAGTCGCTTCTGTGTACTGTGCTATTACTAACCGCTGGTAATAGTTATGCTGCGATTCAAGACCCGGCTATTCAAGCCTTGTTGAGCAAACTGCTGCCATTTCCAAATGGCCCACGTGTTATCGAATGTGATCGATATTGGATTCGGTGCAACGACGATGATCAAGTCATTAGTGTGTTGCATTCGATCGATAGTGTCGATGACCTGAATGCTGACTTGTCTATTTTGCAAAAACTGGAATCCTATTGGGCAATACTCGATCCAAGTATCGCTGCTTTGCCCGCCAGCCTAGTAAATGTCGACACGCTCGTTGATTTGCGTATAAATACTCATCAAACGGTGCAGCTGCCCAATGGTTTTAATGCCGATCAGTTGACCCACTTGGATTATGTTTGCGAAGAGGAGACTACGTCGGGTTGTGACCTGCCCACGTCATTGAAATCTGGTACGAGTTTACAAGAAATACGCTTAACCAATAGTCATTGGTTAGGTAATGCGCAGTGGCCGAATGCGCTAGAACTTTTTGTGCACCAGTCGGGTTCCGTTACTGTTAATCTTGATGTGTTGTCTGTTCCGAAACTTCAGAATTTTACACTGACGACGGATGAACAGATCGTTCTGGATACGCAATCGGATAAAACGTTGCTTGAGCTTCGAACATTGTCTTTGAGTGCTTCTTCGGTTTCTATCTCTGCCGATTTAGGCTTGCCGCAGCTACAAAATTTGACAGTGCGGGCATCCGATTTTAGTGGCTTGCCAGACACTTTCTCGCATTACCTAAACCTTGAAGCTTTTGAGTTGAATTCGCTGGACGATGATAAGGATTTGGAAAGACAGCTCAAATACCAGTATGTATATACCGTCGCTAAGTTGAAAAAACTCGACCTAAGTGACCATCGTCCTGACCTCACAGAGTTTCCTCCAGAGGTACTGCAAATGACGAGTCTTGAGCATCTAGATATCAGTAAAAACCGCATTGTTGAATTGCCAGACTCGATTAATCAACTGAAAAAACTCAAAACGTTGAATCTGAGTAATAATAGGCTAATTCGCCTGCCGGCCGTATTTGATCTTCCAGCATTGGAGGAGTTGGCTGTTGGCCGTAATTACAATGTTGATTCGCCTGATACGTTGCCTTTGCCGCCGGGGTTATCCAATTCGGTTAACCTCCATACATTGAATCTGACAACCAGTAAACGTATTCAACCACCCGTAGATTTGGCCCAGCTAACGTCACTGAAAAACTTGTATATAAGCGGTACACGTATAGGCAGCTGGTTGAGCGATATTCCCAGTTTGAACAATCTGGAGCGTCTAACACTGTCGTATATCAGTGCTCTTGATCAACTACCAACCAATCTAGGCGATTTGCAAAATCTCAAGCGTCTCGATATATCCGATAACAGTTTGGCGAGTTTACCCGAGTCTATCATCGAGCTTGCAGGGCTCGAATATCTCAATGCATCCCGGAACGACATAAGCGTGCTTCCATCGCTCATTGGTGATGCATCTTCATTGAGAGTAATAAACCTATATGACAATGCACTGACTGAGCTACCGGACAGTATCGGAAACTTATCTGAAGTGACTGCACTCATCCTCTCCAATAATAAGTTATCAGTGGTTCCTGATAGCGTCGTCAATTTAGTGAAGTTGCGTACATTGCATCTTGATAGGAACGCGATTACTAGGATTCCCGATTCAATGGCAGGTCTAACTGAACTCGAAGAACTGAAATTGCGCCAGAATCGACTTACACGTTTTCCGAGAGCTTTGGCAGAACTTTCTCAAGTTAAACTTCTCGACCTTTCACATAACATGATCAGTGAAATTCCTGCAGATATTGTGTTTGCGGATGGATGGGAAGCAATTAAGTTAAGTTGGAATAACTTAACGGAAATTCCTACGAATATCGTGGCTATTCCATCACTAAAGACACTGATATTATCGAGCAATGCCTTCAGTGGCGCTTTGCCAGTCGCGTTGTTTGAGTCATTCCAAGATCGACATTTATGGATGGATTTATCGGCTAATCGTTATGTGGGTGAGCTACCTGATTACCAGCAGATTGCAGAACCGCTCTTGGCTGTGAGCTTATCTCACAATGCATTGTGGAGTTCTGATGGTGATGTACGTGCCAAATACTTTGGCGCAGATGATCAGTTGTTCCCGCCGCGCGGGGTTAATGTAGCGACTGCAGCTGATGGCACCCATACCATCAGCTGGGGCTTGCCGTTGCTTGATGGCAACATGGGAATGCATCATCAGTACACTGCGGTTCAGCAGCTACGTGGAGGTTTAATTCCTTACTCACCGGCACGCTTTTACTCAAATAACTACATTGTTCGCATAGAACGGCAGGTAAATGGGCAGCCTGACGTTGAAACTATCGCATTGACGGGGGCGACTTCGATCTTTGGCATTCCGAACTTTACCAGCAATTACACCCTAGAAGATTACGATCGTACTGTAGTTAACTATCAGTACAGTGGCGANCTGGCTAACGCGCGCGTTAGTGTATCAAGTTACATGGAAGGCGTTGAGGTAGTTGATGGTAGTATCGTCAGTAATTATTCGCGTCATCAAAACACCCAACGGCTTGAAAGTGAGCCTGCCTATGCCGGTGAAACACAGCCGTTTGAAACTAATCTCGATGATCTGCAGCCGGATTTTCAGGATGAATTCAAAGAAATCGCTAAATCCGGCGGTCTGCCTTATTTTTGGATGTTTGGATTAATTGTATTGGCGGCTTTCCGACGATATCAACTGCGTTCTCTAAAGCGGTAG
- the acuR_1 gene encoding Transcriptional regulator AcuR encodes MNIMNRPRRSEHVREALIQAGMEQISHFGYHGTGIKQILDEVKVPKGSFYNFFASKEAFVAEVIQAYIADTQQQQQAFVTGAGKDLSAKEQLRTIYEYSVNKIAATDFRSSCLIGSLSIEIGAESEECRAELKNASQQWIDFFTDLISQAQDAGDIRNDLSAAQLAKIYWATWEGALIKLQMNKDITPAIETMALMLDDLMRPNSAG; translated from the coding sequence ATGAACATCATGAACAGACCACGACGCAGTGAACACGTCCGTGAAGCGCTTATTCAGGCAGGCATGGAACAAATTTCCCATTTCGGCTATCACGGCACGGGAATCAAACAAATACTGGATGAAGTAAAAGTGCCGAAAGGTTCTTTCTATAACTTCTTTGCCAGTAAAGAGGCCTTTGTTGCCGAAGTTATTCAAGCTTATATCGCGGATACCCAACAGCAGCAGCAAGCTTTCGTTACCGGGGCAGGCAAAGACTTAAGTGCGAAAGAACAACTTAGAACGATCTACGAGTATTCGGTGAACAAAATTGCCGCCACAGACTTTCGAAGCTCCTGCTTGATTGGCTCATTATCCATAGAGATTGGCGCTGAAAGCGAAGAATGCCGAGCGGAGCTCAAAAATGCATCGCAGCAATGGATTGATTTTTTTACTGACCTTATTAGCCAGGCACAAGATGCTGGTGACATACGCAATGATCTGTCCGCAGCACAGTTAGCCAAGATCTACTGGGCAACGTGGGAAGGCGCGTTAATCAAATTACAAATGAACAAAGACATAACTCCGGCCATAGAAACCATGGCATTAATGCTGGATGATCTCATGCGCCCAAATAGCGCGGGCTAG
- a CDS encoding NADH oxidase: MIRNNVEQVNTDIRTLSLSDSFNLDTQALDQNKTIKNRLFKSAMSEQLGDKHHNPLPSLITLYERWAQGGIGLAVTGNIMIDRNALGEPKNIVLDERSDLTLFRQWAEAGKKNGASIWAQLNHPGKQIPNFISKEPLAPSAIALEGGLEKGFNQPRALTELEIFKIIDQFATSARLAKESGFTGVQIHGAHGYLVSQFLSSRHNQRDDQWGGSLERRMHFVLTLYQAIRDQVGDDFPIGIKLNSADFMKGGFTEDESMQVVQALANAGIDLIEISGGTYESPSMMGSDKKDDTRKQSTIKREAYFLDYMEKVRQLVDTPMVVTGGFRSAPTMIEALQSGATDFIGLARTTAVDPEFPNKLLTDRNYSMPLDNPTTGNPAMDAMVMLGVTWYEHQLRRIANGKDPKPNLNTWGVVVKTLFSAGVYGFKKRRA; this comes from the coding sequence ATGATACGCAACAATGTAGAACAGGTAAATACTGACATCCGCACGCTTTCACTGAGCGATAGCTTTAACTTAGATACCCAAGCTCTGGATCAAAACAAGACCATCAAAAATCGCCTGTTCAAATCGGCAATGAGTGAACAGCTTGGCGACAAACATCATAATCCACTCCCCAGCCTCATTACTCTTTATGAACGTTGGGCCCAAGGCGGAATCGGCCTGGCCGTAACAGGCAACATCATGATCGACCGCAATGCGCTAGGAGAGCCAAAAAACATCGTATTGGATGAACGCAGTGACCTAACTCTGTTTCGACAATGGGCTGAAGCTGGAAAGAAAAACGGCGCTAGTATCTGGGCACAGCTTAACCACCCGGGGAAGCAAATACCTAACTTCATATCAAAAGAGCCGCTTGCGCCTTCTGCAATTGCACTTGAGGGTGGGCTTGAAAAAGGCTTTAATCAACCCCGCGCATTAACAGAGCTGGAGATCTTCAAGATTATTGATCAGTTCGCAACCAGCGCTCGGCTTGCTAAAGAATCCGGATTCACTGGTGTTCAAATCCACGGGGCACACGGCTATCTCGTTAGTCAGTTTTTGTCTTCTCGCCACAACCAACGTGATGACCAATGGGGTGGAAGCCTAGAGCGACGCATGCACTTTGTGTTAACTCTGTATCAGGCTATAAGAGATCAGGTTGGCGACGACTTCCCTATTGGTATAAAACTAAATAGTGCTGATTTCATGAAAGGTGGATTTACCGAAGATGAATCCATGCAAGTAGTACAGGCACTCGCAAACGCGGGGATTGATCTCATCGAGATATCCGGTGGCACCTACGAGAGTCCATCAATGATGGGGAGCGACAAAAAAGACGACACCCGCAAACAAAGCACCATCAAACGTGAAGCCTACTTCTTAGATTATATGGAAAAGGTTCGGCAACTGGTGGACACGCCAATGGTCGTCACTGGCGGATTTCGCAGCGCACCGACAATGATCGAGGCTCTACAAAGTGGAGCTACAGACTTTATTGGCTTGGCGAGAACGACCGCCGTTGATCCCGAATTCCCGAATAAATTACTGACCGATAGAAACTACAGCATGCCATTAGACAATCCAACAACAGGAAACCCTGCCATGGATGCCATGGTGATGCTCGGAGTGACTTGGTATGAACACCAGCTCCGGCGCATTGCAAACGGTAAAGACCCTAAACCAAATCTGAATACCTGGGGAGTTGTTGTTAAGACATTATTTAGCGCGGGGGTTTATGGATTCAAAAAACGCCGAGCCTAA
- the ppk2 gene encoding Polyphosphate:NDP phosphotransferase 2, which produces MSARQRAADANHHLAELRHDPDAIRRSFETGEYPYHTKMRRATYEKQKAQLQAELLKVQRWVEESGEKIVIIFEGRDAAGKGGTIKRFMEHLNPRAAQVVALAKPTEAERSQWYFQRYIKHMPSAGELVLFDRSWYNRAGVERVMDFCSPSEYLEFMRQCPEVERMLVRSGVRLYKYWFSVSQEEQLARFSSRRVDPLKQWKLSAIDEASLDKWEDYTEAKEAMFFYTDTADAPWTIIKSNDKKRARLATMQHFLSTLPYTGKDTSVVKGPDPLIVGYGAHVVGDSDHILGKSLHPKQRKKKQKE; this is translated from the coding sequence ATGTCGGCGCGTCAGCGGGCAGCGGATGCAAATCACCACCTAGCCGAGCTCCGCCATGACCCCGATGCGATTCGACGCTCCTTCGAAACGGGTGAATACCCGTACCACACCAAGATGCGTCGGGCGACTTATGAGAAACAAAAAGCGCAGTTGCAAGCAGAGCTGTTGAAGGTGCAGCGTTGGGTTGAAGAATCCGGCGAAAAGATTGTTATTATTTTTGAAGGCCGTGATGCGGCGGGTAAGGGCGGCACCATCAAGCGATTTATGGAGCATCTTAATCCGCGCGCCGCTCAAGTTGTTGCTTTGGCTAAACCCACAGAGGCTGAGCGCAGCCAATGGTATTTTCAGCGTTATATTAAGCACATGCCCAGTGCCGGTGAGCTCGTGTTGTTTGATCGCTCTTGGTACAACAGAGCGGGTGTAGAGCGAGTGATGGATTTTTGCTCGCCGAGTGAATATCTGGAGTTTATGCGCCAGTGCCCGGAAGTTGAACGTATGTTGGTGCGATCAGGTGTGCGGCTCTATAAGTATTGGTTCTCGGTATCGCAGGAGGAGCAGTTGGCGCGTTTCTCATCGCGCCGTGTTGATCCGTTAAAGCAATGGAAGCTCTCTGCCATTGACGAAGCATCGTTAGACAAGTGGGAAGACTATACCGAAGCCAAAGAGGCGATGTTTTTCTATACTGATACTGCCGATGCACCGTGGACGATCATTAAATCCAATGACAAAAAACGTGCACGCTTAGCGACCATGCAGCATTTTCTCTCAACGTTGCCTTACACAGGCAAGGATACTAGTGTTGTTAAAGGGCCGGATCCGCTGATTGTTGGGTATGGCGCACATGTGGTTGGCGATAGTGATCACATACTCGGTAAATCTTTGCATCCTAAGCAACGTAAGAAAAAACAGAAAGAATAA
- the cysL_2 gene encoding HTH-type transcriptional regulator CysL, producing the protein MNLIQLRLFRDIARELSFAKAARQNNITQPAVSIHIKKLEDELGKKLFNRTPHNIQLTPEGMIILADVKKILQLSEGLKIRSSYSQGVLEGNIRIATIHSIGMYEMGEFLSSFMKSFPKVHIHMEFRRFDDIYSLLLKEKIDLGVVAYPEQRTNIEAIPYSEDELVLIVAKEHRFSNKKTILLEHIESEAFIAFESGMPTREATDKVLDEKGIRVXIRMTNDNIYTLKKIVEAGIGISIVPSNTVDEEVQRGSLVRIKIRDTKLTRPLALLKLKKTVPNTPLEIFMERMLSHGGNNNNNNNNT; encoded by the coding sequence ATGAACCTGATTCAATTACGCCTGTTTAGAGATATCGCTCGAGAGCTCAGCTTTGCTAAAGCCGCGCGGCAAAATAACATCACACAACCGGCGGTCAGTATTCACATTAAAAAGCTCGAAGACGAGCTAGGCAAAAAGCTCTTCAACCGTACCCCGCATAATATTCAGTTAACCCCAGAAGGCATGATCATTCTTGCCGATGTAAAAAAGATCCTGCAACTCAGTGAGGGCTTAAAAATCCGCTCCAGTTATAGTCAGGGTGTTCTGGAAGGGAATATTCGTATCGCAACGATACACAGCATTGGTATGTACGAGATGGGAGAATTTCTCTCCAGCTTTATGAAGAGTTTTCCAAAAGTGCATATTCATATGGAGTTCAGGCGCTTTGATGACATCTACAGCCTTCTGCTCAAAGAAAAGATCGACCTTGGTGTCGTCGCGTACCCGGAACAACGCACTAACATCGAAGCAATACCCTACAGCGAAGATGAGTTGGTCTTAATCGTCGCCAAAGAGCATCGATTCAGCAACAAGAAAACCATCTTGTTGGAGCACATCGAATCCGAAGCATTTATTGCGTTCGAATCAGGTATGCCGACGCGAGAAGCTACCGACAAAGTGCTCGACGAGAAAGGCATCCGCGTGNATATACGAATGACTAACGACAACATCTACACCTTAAAAAAGATTGTCGAAGCCGGTATTGGTATCTCCATTGTGCCATCTAATACGGTGGATGAAGAAGTGCAGCGCGGTTCTCTCGTACGCATTAAGATCAGAGACACCAAGTTAACTCGCCCTCTTGCGCTACTAAAACTCAAGAAGACGGTGCCAAATACGCCGCTGGAGATATTTATGGAGCGAATGCTCTCCCATGGAGGCAACAACAACAACAACAACAACAACACCTAG
- the tolB_2 gene encoding Protein TolB yields MPGNEYSPKFSPDGEQVLFTYVPEGASTHQLWIKSITPNTAATQIPIEADIRHPTWSSDGNRIGFVQRTPDNPCQFVTATIQRNPTVTITDIRPITACRPQDTQSRLVFGEADTVYINKRTADSEPYSVWRYNIHSGLGKPFSVPGHGGQGDFNMFYMPSADELMVVRDLHQRVLGINFVPLREGDDGTIDLELPDVSTETGWNSIAIAEDDNHAYAVSRDRGLYRYELHTAIEHLVYDNTHLHDIDFNPRTNSLVASVGLQEQVLLLADLKKNTTKPSLIDVGSVRSITADTADTADTADTAGNVYFSTYKNHQINYFRQTNDGEISPALTKKNARSSRRLQVHNNGYALEEGQSGGLSIFDPKDQTWTTVLDGISAINPVFNNNATGVFFSSHQSGEWQIWFYDVATQNTRQITRLGADFMQLSANGETLYYSQSATGKLWRQALASNTASGKKIDLXPKLITTHAPAFWQLHKQYIYSIVTDNNGTATLSRLDSKTKQIDWQHPLPKNTLPEFLLLAGGTQLLITQNLDSVRDLILLRR; encoded by the coding sequence ATGCCGGGCAACGAGTACTCCCCAAAATTCTCACCCGACGGAGAACAGGTATTATTCACCTATGTTCCTGAAGGGGCATCGACACACCAATTATGGATAAAATCAATAACGCCAAACACAGCGGCAACTCAAATTCCCATCGAAGCCGATATCAGGCACCCCACTTGGAGCAGTGACGGCAATCGCATCGGTTTTGTACAACGCACACCCGACAATCCGTGCCAGTTTGTAACCGCCACAATTCAGCGTAATCCCACCGTTACCATTACCGATATCCGCCCAATAACAGCCTGCCGCCCACAAGATACCCAATCTCGTCTCGTGTTTGGCGAAGCAGACACTGTATATATCAATAAACGCACCGCCGATTCTGAGCCCTATAGCGTTTGGAGATACAACATACACAGTGGCCTTGGTAAACCGTTTTCGGTTCCCGGGCATGGCGGGCAAGGTGATTTCAATATGTTTTATATGCCATCCGCTGATGAGCTCATGGTAGTAAGAGACTTGCACCAACGCGTATTGGGCATCAACTTCGTACCACTGCGTGAAGGCGATGACGGAACCATCGACCTAGAACTACCCGACGTCTCGACAGAAACAGGGTGGAACAGTATCGCCATTGCAGAAGATGATAACCATGCTTATGCGGTATCAAGAGACCGGGGGCTCTATCGTTACGAGTTGCATACTGCCATTGAGCACCTCGTATACGACAACACTCACCTGCACGACATTGATTTCAACCCACGTACAAACTCTCTTGTCGCCAGTGTCGGCCTTCAAGAGCAAGTACTGCTGCTTGCCGATCTAAAAAAGAACACCACAAAACCCTCGCTGATAGATGTCGGCAGCGTTCGCTCAATTACAGCAGATACAGCAGATACAGCAGATACAGCAGATACAGCAGGCAACGTGTATTTTTCTACCTATAAAAATCATCAGATTAACTATTTTCGCCAAACTAATGACGGAGAAATCAGCCCTGCGTTAACGAAAAAAAACGCGCGTTCCAGCCGACGATTACAAGTGCACAATAATGGCTACGCATTAGAAGAAGGGCAATCTGGCGGCTTATCAATCTTTGACCCCAAAGATCAAACATGGACAACTGTTCTCGATGGCATCAGCGCGATCAACCCAGTATTCAATAACAACGCAACTGGCGTGTTCTTTAGCTCACATCAATCTGGCGAATGGCAAATCTGGTTTTATGATGTAGCAACCCAAAACACCCGTCAAATTACCCGTTTAGGCGCAGATTTTATGCAACTCTCGGCCAACGGAGAAACCCTCTACTACAGCCAAAGCGCAACCGGTAAGCTCTGGCGGCAAGCGTTGGCAAGCAACACTGCATCCGGCAAAAAAATAGACCTAANACCTAAGCTGATAACCACCCATGCACCCGCGTTTTGGCAGCTCCACAAGCAGTACATTTATTCGATTGTCACAGATAACAATGGAACAGCGACTCTCAGCCGACTAGATTCAAAAACCAAACAAATTGACTGGCAACACCCCCTGCCGAAAAATACCCTCCCCGAATTCCTGTTACTGGCAGGTGGCACACAGCTCTTAATCACTCAAAATCTCGACAGTGTTCGGGACTTGATCCTTTTGCGGCGATA